A portion of the Pan troglodytes isolate AG18354 chromosome 10, NHGRI_mPanTro3-v2.0_pri, whole genome shotgun sequence genome contains these proteins:
- the LOC134807576 gene encoding uncharacterized protein LOC134807576: protein MAAAASPRRDPAGRRVSRPKPAGPRRNPRRVAGTQRLWAAPGVVGRKVWRPLERRAAEAIKAWRAREGGLGTQAGSAASLGHGAAQIRFPGDHSVAIGRDLPSPDDNGQRP from the coding sequence ATGGCGGCGGCTGCGTCTCCCCGACGGGACCCCGCCGGCCGCCGGGTCTCCCGACCCAAGCCTGCCGGGCCTCGACGAAACCCCCGCAGAGTCGCTGGGACGCAGCGCCTTTGGGCggcgccgggcgtggtgggccGGAAAGTATGGCGGCCGCTTGAACGCCGCGCGGCGGAGGCCATTAAGGCGTGGAGGGCCCGGGAAGGCGGCCTAGGGACGCAAGCAGGCTCGGCCGCCTCTTTAGGCCACGGAGCTGCGCAGATCCGGTTCCCGGGTGACCACTCTGTCGCCATTGGGCGAGACCTACCTAGTCCTGACGACAACGGACAAAGGCCTTAA